TTGCAATATATTTTGTCTTCTGGTCATCCTCAGCGTTTAACCTAAACATGAGGCTAATGTGTATCATCTTGTGTCCTTTCTTGTTTTGAGCAGACTTCAGGGATTCCTTTGGATGTTCAGGCTGATAGTTATCATGCCATTTACTTGTTACTTGTAGCTGAATAGCGTGCTTGATCAACTAATAGTTACTTCACCTTTGGATGTTCAGGCTGATAGTTATCATGGCATTTTCTTGGTTTAGAGCACTGTATACAAACAGTGAAAGATAATTTTCTTTATCACTATCTCAGGGAAGTTTGCAAAGTTAAAATTCACGGAAACAAGGACTTTCATAACTAGTCAAAAAAGCATTATAATTTTTGAGTTTCAAGTCATGGCTGGTTGCTGGATTCTGTTCTTAAGCCGTACTTTGTGTTGTGCCACAACCACCATGAAAGAATTTTGTTTGGTGTTCTTTCATTTTTGTATTGTGTTGTACTTATAGTCTGTATTCATCTTATGATAAAATTTCATATAATGAATGACATTTAATGTGTTTGGGGTTGCTCTTTCTCAGTTAAGAGTATCCGAAATTTGAATGGGCACAGTATTGGAAGTTATCAAATCCATGCTGGAAAATCTGTTCCAATTGTGAAAGGAGGAGAACAAACAAAAATGGAAGAGGGCGAGTTTTATGCAATTGAGACCTTTGGATCAACAGGTGATGGTTTCTACATTTTTTGGCTGGGTACCGTGCTTGATGGAACTTGAATCTATATGCAGATTCATTTTCCTGTTATTTGTTTTCGTACAGGAAAGGGGTATGTCAGAGAAGATCTAGAGTGCAGCCATTACATGAAGAATTTTGATGTTGGCCATATACCACTGCGATTACCCAGAGCAAAACAGCTTCTGGCAACAATTAATAAGAACTTCTCTACATTGGCCTTCTGTAGACGTTATTTAGATCGCCTTGGGGAGACAAAATATTTGATGGCACTAAAGAATCTATGTGATTCTGGAATTGTTCAGGTATTTCACGTTAATTTATTGTCAGTGAGGTAATGAActttgaagaaatggtgatGAAATGGAGGTTTCAATTTTGACATTAATAGAAGAAAGATTTTAAGATGTGGGGGGAGCATGTGATTTTGTGGATGTGAGACCTTCTGGGGTGTTTAGATAGATGCCATTATACATCATGTCCAAATGGTGAGAGGGTCTTCCTTTATCTTGCTGAGTATGTTAAGATGACTGGAAGATGCAAAATGTCAAAATCTAGAAGGATCTGAAGATATGTGTCGAGAAATATTACCTAATGTCATAGAATGGAATACTGGGAGTTACTTGTGAACTAGCTAAGTTCGTAATGGGGTATATAACTTGGTTTGATAaatttctctcttctcttgatTTTAGATTCtagctatatatatattaacagaAGCTTGTTGTATGCTTTTCAGCCTTACCCTCCTCTATGTGACATCAAAGGCAGCTATGTATCTCAGTTTGAGCATACCATATTACTCCGTCCTACTTGTAAAGAGGTGGTATCAAGAGGCGATGACTATTAATGGCACGGCAAAAGTGTGATGATGATCTGAGCTTAATCAATCAATAATTAGGGTTTACGTTCTGCCGGGCACTGTGCGGAGGAGGCTAGTCCCTATTTGTTGTATCTTTAAGTCGCCTTATTCGACTAACAGCTACAGGCTTCCTCTTTCCTTCCTCGCTGTTTTGTTTGGAGAATGGTTCTTGTTAGGAAAACTTGTGTAACTGATTGATTATTTGTTGGTGAGAGACAGAATGTGAAGCTTATGAAAGGTGCATTTTCTTGAGATAGAACTGGTCTAAATTTTTGGTTTGATGGGGTGTGTGTGGTCACTATTATTACCAGGTCGTTTGCCGCTTGGAGAACAACACAAGTTGAATGAAGCTGGTGGGTGTGGTTTGTGAATCCAAAAACTGTGTCCCACTCACTACAACAATCATCATCAATATACAGAAGCGTAGATGCGGTCCTCCAGTAATCAGGAGGCTATACTATATGGTTGGAAGGATGCAAGGATTATTTTGAAATCTGGAATGTGTTTGTAAACAACCATCATAATGAACCATGAACTAATGCAACATTTATGCCCAAAAAAATCATCACATTTCTTCATCTGAAACTTCCAAAACACCTCAAGATAAACACTTTTGGGTCTTCCACTTTGTTTGTGTCGAAGAAATCCCAAACGAATAGTTATTGTTATTATAAACGGGTAGACGTTGGGCTGCTTGTTGACATTCAAAGCCTACTCGCGCGGCGGTGTTGGTTAGTTTTTAGGTTGATCCGGATCATAGGCATCGATCGAGTTAATTGGATTGGATGGGGCTGGGGGGCAGCATGAGCTTGTTGAGGGGaggctcctcctcctcctccggcTACTGCTGCTGTTCTAGTAGTAGCAGTAATTACGGATACGGTCGTCGTAGTCGTCCTGTACTACTACGAGCTCTACTTCCCTCTGCCACTGCTTCTGCTACTTCATCTTCAACGCCGCCGCCTCTGCAgcctctcctcctcctcctcaggcCCAGAGATAGGAAGAAGACGATTATACCAACAACACCATTCTCCACTTCACCTCCTGCTAAGCCCAATTATTacgcctcctcctcctcctcctgggCTGCTACTGAAAAACTAACACCACCATTTCTGCCGCCTTCCCCGGTCATCACAAAATTTACTCCTGCTACTGCCAGTCCAACGTTGTTGCCGGGGTGGAAACGCTGTTTCTGCACGGCCCCATCCTCCCACTCCTCCGTCAAGGTGGAGGATGATGACGATGATGAGATGACCAAGATCAAAGAAGCCGCCAACTCATTGGACATTCGAGTGGGCAAAATTCTCAAGGCCTGGAGGCACCAGGAAGCTGATTCCCTCTACGTCGAAGAGGTCGATGTTGGGGAGCCTGAACCCAGAATCATTTGTAGTGGCCTCGTCAAATATCTGCCCCTCCACCATCTTCAGGTACCATATTATACTGTTCTACTATTTCTACTGCTACTAAGTCATGCATCAAAATTACCCCTactactgctgctgctgctgctgcttatTAAGCTATTAGTGACAAATTTGGACAATCCTCGTGCTTAATACTACTAGTGTTAGGCCACTACTACTAGTTGTTGACAAAAATGTCTGCTTCTAAGCTAGCCATTTCCCCATAGAGCCTTCCATCCCCACTCTTTATTGCTATCATCATAAGGAAGACAGTAGTGTTCAGCATAGCCTCGCGCATGCTTGAACATACCAAGCTTTTTACTTTCCCAAATAGCTGAAAAGCTCATCGGACGGCATTTTCAATTGAGAAGCTGGTCTTCTGTCTCTTCTTTGAGCAAACCTTCAGGTGAAAATATCTAACCCTATGAGATCAACATGCAGGGCATCAATGTGGTTGTCCTTGCTAATTTGAAGCCAAGGAATATGCGTGGTGTCAAATCATCCGGAATGCTGATGGCAGCTTCTGATGCATCACATGAGAACGTGGAGCTACTAGTGCCTCCTGAAGGCTCAGTTCCTGGTCAGAGGATATGGTTTGGTTCTGTGGATGAAAAGGAGAGTCTTCCAGATGCCGCATCGCCCAATCAGGCAAATTCTCAAACTCTCATTGCGTAATACAAGTTCCAAACTTTTATTTGGTATGGTAGGGAATTTTTCATGTCAGAGACAACATCTAGACGTGCACAGAAAAGTGGGTATTAAACTCTTAGCTTTCCCGTTATAGACCTCTCTAGGCAAAAGATAATTTAGTGGCGACATGCCTCGTGTGTCAAAGCCTATAAGTATGAACCTAAGTAAGCGAAAAAATTATATGAAGGGTAGTACATCACTTTGTTGGACAATTGAATTTATGCTCTGCTCTAAAACACTTGACCGTTACATCATAAATATCTCAGCTCTTTAATGCATGGAATTCAGAATTCACATGGTCGGCTTTTGGTTAGATGTTTAGTAACAAAATTCTTGTTgatcttttccattttcttatgGGAGTTCCCCAGGATCCTGATTATAAACTACTTTGTTGGTAGGTTATAGCTTGCCAGTTCATTGACAAATGAAATTTGGGCAAGAACAATAATTTTGCGTTACTTGTGGAATTTTTGCTTGGTCATATCCTCATTCAAGGATTTCTGGATGAAGAGAACTCTGGTCTGTATTAAAGTACTAGTTATGTTGGTTTGATGAATAGGGCTTCAAATGCAAAGGTGATAAGTTATACTAATGCCGGATCGTAATAATGCTCAAATGATTATAATTCAGCTTTGCATTGAGATGATGAATTACTGAAGAGGACACTAGGCAAAGAATAATTAGCTTTCCTTAATAAACCTCTTCAATGCACCTTTTGTATTTTTGATTTCATTGTGAAGAACAATGTCATAGATGTCTTACTAATGCATGGATGCTAGTAGAATCTCAATGTAAAACCGCCCTTGGTAAGAAAGTGAGTGTGCTGAAACAGTTATTAGCGATACTGAATAATTTAGTTCTGTTATTCTTTTCTCTAGGTAAAACAGTTAGATTTTATCAATGAAAACAAAGTCAAGTTTGTATAAACATATGGGTGATACCCAAATACCTTTTAGTAAATGATTTATTAAATGCGGCCTGGCAAGAAGCAGAACTTTACGTTCAATGGGTTACTAATTTTATTCATCCATAACCTGATTATGTTTATGGCTTCATAAAATGATAAGGTCAGATCATCATCAAGTCAAATATTGAGAGATAACACACATTTCTTCTCAAAGAAACATACATCACTGCCATGTCACCAGATTGAGCTGCCGAAATGTTAGGTCACTTCCTTGCCCAGTCAAGTTGTCAACCCAATCTGATCAACTGGCTGTTTAGTCGTTGGCCTTTAATATGAGAATTTTTAGTTGGTACGCATCACATATTGCAATGTTTACTGTGGTTTTTGCTTACTTATTAaggattaaataaaatatcatgGCACAACTGAGATGTTTGGATGAGAATGTTTTGCAAGTTTGTTACCACAAGCAACTAAAGGCATATTGTATTTACTTTTACTAGATAGACAAAACCTTTAAGCTATCCTAACAGTAAACAGACCAGATATTGCTTTTGTTGTAAGATTGGTGAACCAGTTTCTGAATTCACCAAGGTACAGTGATTAGCCATACTGAatcttaaaatgtcttaaaggtGCCTTGGGTCATGGCTAACTCTATCAGAACAGTCATCTTAAAATATTTTGTTGTTAGTGGAATCCTGTTTCATGGAAGTGCAAGAAACAATCTGTGGTTTCAAAGTCTGGTGTTGAATCCGATTATAGGGCTATGGTGCAAACTATGTGCAAGTTGCTATAGCTGAAACAGCTGTTGAAGGAACTTGGTCTTGAAAATAATAATCCAATGGATCTGCAGAAGGCAAGCAACTCTACGTATTGTATCTAATTATCTGGACAACTGTGGGTGGACAACTGTTATTTGTGTACCTGTTGGTGgaatcttgtttcttggaagaGCAAGAAACAAACTGTGGCTGTAAGGTACGGTGCTAAATCCCAATATAGGGCTGTGGTGCAAACTACAAGTGATTTGCTATTGCTGAAATATCTGTTGAAGGAGCCTGGTTTTGTAAGTAATATGCCAGTGGGTGTATCATGCAATAATCTTGCAGCTCTTCATATTTGCATCTAATTACCTTGGCTGCCGCCACCTTGCAGTGGACTGGGGAAAGTGAATACCCTTGACGCGCACCCACCAACCTGTGATCAGAAGGCTAGCCTCTTTCTAAGGATATTTGGTGGACTTTATACATAGACAAAGCACATTAAGATAGATTCTCACTACATCTGCAGATTATATGTTAAAAGATGAGCAGCTAGTAGACTCGCTCAATAAGTGTTTTGGCAGTTCTAGAATGCATTTTACTTGTGAATAGTTAGGGTATTACTAGAAGTATTGAGGATTTGAAGGTCAATAGTTATGTTTTCATAACAAATATTGTGGTTCAGGGaattaaagcagaaaaagggCAACCCAAATGGCCATTAAACTATTCCTTTGGTGTAATTTTGGCTACTGGACTATTTTTAGTTCCAATTTTTCCACTGAACTCCTAAAAACATTTACTTTTGGCACTTTTTAATGTTTCACTGTCAAGTCCTTTCTCTTCGGTTAATTTAGGGGGACACCTTTTTCCAAATGTTTTTCTCTTCGGTTAATTTAAAAGTTTTACTTGAATTCTTGATTAAGGTATCTTGAATGCACCCATGTCAGTCAAACGTCTGTGAGTGAATGGAGTGTGACATAGTTTTAGCTTAACGTGCTTTTGTTTGATTTGACTAAACTATTGATGCAACTAATGATCCAAAGAGGATGATTGGAGGAAGAGCTGTTTTTCTCAGCTTGTGGGCTTGTTAATGGAATGACAGAAAAGTGATTGTTGATTTGGTACTGAGGCTGTCGGGTCGCATTGCAGGTTGGAGTCGGTAAAGCTCTCTGACTTTTAATACTGAATTAGTTCTATGACTGAATTAAAGGTACCAAAGGTCATTGTGCAAGAATTTGGTGTCAATGCATATCTGCGAGCTCTCTCTTTGTTGTCTTCAGTGCAAAGTAGAAAGACACTGAATCTATGCATTGTTAATTTTCTATTCTGCTCGGCTTGTTATGCTTCTTTCCAATAATTTGCAGATTCAGAAGAAAAAGATCTGGGAACAGGTTCAGCCTCATCTGGGGACAGATGACTCCTGTATTGCTGCACTTGGTATGCACACCATGCGAACAACTGATGGTGTTGTGGTCTGCAGATCTCTAAAGAATGCTAGAATATCATAACAGGCAGTTGGAAGCTCGTCAAGGTCACAGGATTCTTTGATCTCATAACTTGCCCTTCTAGCGTGCTCCACTATCTGCTGCTGTCTTTGGACCTAAATTTCTGTGAAGTATCTACTGCTGGTTTTTAGTGAGATATTGCAGGAAGAAAAGGCAAAAAACTGATAAATGATAATGGGCCTTGTCTATGTTTGACCTGTCATAGTTTACATCACTAATGTATGGTCAttcttttgtcttttatctATCTTTTGTTGACACTTTGGCAAATAGCTGAGAATGTAATCTGGCTTGCAGACTTGACCTTCGGATTGTTTTTTATTAGGTTCTGCTGGCTGTAAAAATTTAGGAGCATTGTGACTTAAATGGTACCATTAAGATTAGAGTTGATTTTGTTCAATGGGAGATAAAATGAGACAAAAAAAGTTACGAGTAAAGTGAGAAACGAAATATACTTTGATGCgattaaatgtgattaacccttaaGATTTGTTGCATTTATTCACTTTATAACATGGGATAGTTTTTGCTTCGCTTTACACATCCAGCCTAAgcaaaaattttcagctttcaacacCCAATTTGATGACATCAACAATTTGTAATAAAGGAAACATCTCTTTATAATTATTGTAGAAACAGCTATGGAATTTGATTAAAACTTAAATTATAAAGAGGGGAAATGGGATAAATAGGAGGCGTGGTAGTAAAAGTAAAGATTAAAAAACTCCGAGCTCTGAAGTATCGGAAAAAAAATAAGGGGACAAATCAAGGGTAAAAAATTTAGCACTGATcaaatgaattttgtggttCACTGGCATATCATTAACATAACTTTTCGTTGccgttttgataaaaaaaaaaaaaaaaggatttctttttacttttagcCAAAACAAATGGAAAATATTAGAcgcaaaaaataaaagaaaccaaATAAGGGTTTtctaaccaaaaaaataaaaaataagagagaaataTTCAATAACAATAAAACGGAACAAAATATATAAGAAAGTTTGAATAACAGTCAGAAACTTGTGAATGGGAAACAGAGATGAATCTGATGAAGAGTACAATGGAAAATAGAAGGTCTTCTAgaagtgcaaaaaaaaaaaaaaaaaaaaaaagaaatttcaatgcAAATCTGCGGAGAAAAAAAGATTACCATATTAGTCTTGCTGACTGAGGAAGAAAGAGGAAGGtggcaaaggaaaagaaaaggagagaagagaatgacgaaaaagaggaagaaatgaaAAGAGAACCAGAAGAGACCgagggaaaagagagataaaagcaCACGGTTTCTGGCACACGGTTTCTGGCACACGGTTTCAGGTGGTTTGGAAAATAGAAGGGAACAAAACCGGTACAAGGAATCCACGACCAACAAGTACGAAGAAGGACGAAATTTCACGACCAACAAATTTCACGACCCATTCCCACTCTATATATAAGTTCTTTATGGTACAATACTTCAAAGTTAATAAAGACTAATTTTGATAGGAGTCCACGGAGAAATTTGGGgtttctccaattttccatcgtTTTTGGTCAAGAGAATTGGTGCAGCCACCCGCTTTGGTGCAGTTGCAGCAGTCCTAGTGAAAATGGCAAAAGACGACGAATTGGGGGCTGGAGCCGTCCCAGAAGAAGAGGGGCCATCTGAAACTGCAGCAGCAGATGAAACTGAGGAGAAAGTTGATGAGCTCACTTTAGGTGGCCCACAAGGTTTTTATTGCATCGCTGCTTGGATTAATCGTAGTTATTTTACCTTTCCAATAATCCCTTTTAATTTGGTGCCATGACTCTCGTTAATCGATCTTTAGATATTCCGATTGTAATAGATTACTAATGTGTGCGCAATTAGTAGAAAAAACTTTCCGACCTGTTAATAGATTCTTTACTCCTGAGCAGCTGAGTTTCTTGTTTGCTTATTATAGCTCGTTGAACATCGATTTAGATTATTTGCGAATGCATATGAAGAGAGGTTGGTCATGCACAAACTTATTCATTCAGCTTACAAATTCTCTGTTTCTTGGAAAAGAGTTTAGATAATATGGATATTATGTTCGCCCATTCAGGTCTAGCTCTCCTCAAACATCATTTTAGTTGTAGCATcgtatttgtatatttgttCACTCTCTCAACACATGCTGAAATATGAATTAAGTTTTCAGGCAGCTGATTAAGCATCAGCATCCATTCCCCCTCAAAAGATATGTTTCATTTAATCCAGTAACCAATGTATAAAAAAATCTGGATTTAATTGACATTTGATGCGGTTTTTGAAATTTGGATAGCAAAGTGATATATAATTACTGATTACTTTATTCATTctttttgataaataatttaATAGTAGTATTTGCTCTTACACTTGGGCCTTTTGAAATTCACAGAAGCtgcaaaaaagaagaagaaaaaaagtaaaaacaagTGAGCGAgcactttctcttctttcattGTCCTTTTTCTCCTTATGGAAGGATTTAGGTTTTCACTTCTCCTTTTTCATGTTTTGCATTTTcaggaagaaaaaagaattgCGGGTGCAAACAGATCCTCCATCCATCCCAGTTATTGAACTCTTCCCTTCTGGGGAATTTCCAGAGGGTGAAGTTCAACAGTACAAAGACGAGTATGTACCCATTACTGTATGCTTTATTGTCTTTGATGACCTATATTAAGCATTATTGCGATCAGAACAGATTGTCTGAAAAATTCGCAATGGAAAGGGTCAGGATATTTTCTGCATTTGATTATTGGTTGTATTTAGAAGTCCATAGTAGTGAGATGGAGAGCAAAAGGATTGTCTCTTTTAATTGATAAATGCTTCTGACAGCATTTAATTTCCATACAAGGGAAAGTTCCTGTAAGAGTGAATGTGCATGGATATACTAATTCTTTACTACAAAGTTGCTGCAGTCTGCAGATTGGAAAGCTTTTTATTAGGATGTGTTGGCGAAACTATGTGAGCTGTGATTGTCTCAGGAGAAAGCTCGAATAGTAAATCCACTTTTAGGGCCTGTTTGATAACTCTACTTAATGCTGATAATTAATTTATTCAGAATTTTTTGAATTTAGCATGTTTGATCATAGAAATTCCTTACCACTTAATGTATTAAGCACTGCATAATTTGTGTACAAaattttaagtaaaaaaaatttgactGACTCCTCTGAATTGACCACACATACTATGCCTCTCACGCACACGACACAATCTCATAGTGTTCTTGCACATAGTGCACGTTTGTTTTCTTTATGCTGGACATATACAAAGACACACATGCATGCACACACACACTCTTACAACAAATATACACACTTAAATACCACTTCTAAAttatttcattattttctctctcacacacatgcacatttttctttttctccaaaTGCACAAATAaaggtaatttttttaaaaaatagaaatacaATATTTGTGCGATATTTCAATTGAGTATCATAATCCAGTTAGTTATCAAACAAATATAACTTGAACAATTCAGCAACTTAATACATTCAGCACTTAattttcagaattcagatttcagactttAGATTTATCAAACGGACCCTTAATCCTGAGTTTTATCAGTCTCTGGGCTTAtctttttctaatttaaataattttctTCAGTGGGGTGCTGGGGGAAGATGCGTGCTTGCTCGTGGCTGTAATGTGTTGAGGAGTtactgagtttgtttggataagaatttatttggatgatttatttgatccagttactgtagcattttttgtgatgtgatgtatgtgagataaaaaggtgattgggaattgTGTGTGTGATgtaagcaaaacaaaatctgaaatAAATCTTGCAAACTTTCtttgtccaaacaaactcactATATTTTCATTGGCTTATTCTGCCTGATGCCCTAAGCATTTTTCTGCTTGGAAGATTTTAGCATCCCAGTGCTCTTTCTAAGAGCAACGAAAAGAAGTGGGATATCTTGACACTTAAGAATTTATATGTATCTGAAAATTAGGAGATCTAAGCTTCTTTAATTAAGCTGAAGTAATGCTGGATTacttttcctttcaggggtacctttttttttatttttatttttaaaaagtgGGCAGGGATAGGTGAATCTAATATGACACTCTTGGGTTTGTAGATGTTTCTTGGTATCTTTGCCCttttattttgatgatttttcgcCAATGTTTTCTTAGTGGACATCTTACATGTGTCTTGACTGTATATGCCTTCTCCTGGAGATGCTGTTGATGCACCTGAGATAGTGTTTGATTGTAAAGTTAGTTACTTTTTCCTTAACATGCGTAATTCAGGTTGCAGGAGAGTTACAAAAAGTTGctgccttcttttttttcagacTCTGCTATTTTCTCTCACATATTTTATCATTGGCAAACATGCATACAAAAATTGATTGCACTTTCTTTTACCTAATTTATTGCATATATAATCTGTTTTCAGTCCATTCAGGATGTACATATTTGTGTGTACAATTTGATTTGGGGATAGCATTGGAGCACAGGTATATGCTCTTTTAGTCAAATCAAACCTAAATAAACGCATCCTGAACAAGTGCTTTGATATATAATGATAAAACTGTTACTTAAGCCTACCATGGAAGTTCTCTTGCATCATTTAAGAATTCAATAACAATCCTCTAGAATGTTTCATGTATCATTCAAGTGTTAGTAAGATCCCCCACAAATAAGAAAGTTAAAAAAGTAATGAACATGGACCTGAAGAGATGTCATCCAAGATTAGAAtccattcctgtaaggaaatgCACTAATAACATAGAAATGATAAAGTGtgtatttaataaaaaatagtaaCCCTAACAGGGAAAACCATCAGGCATCAAAATCCTGTGTATAATTGGTCACTGTAGTAGGTTGGGTAGCTCTGTTTACCACAATGGAAAGATATATTTTCTGTCTGTAATCTTCTCCATACCTTCTGATGGATTGAGAAAATTGAGTAATATTCAAAAGATGTGTTTTAATATCAGTCTTGCTTTGAAACCATGATAAGAACGAATGGAGCGCCATCTACTCGCCATAAATTTGTAAAttgaattggattttgatgTATTTTAACTGTATAAGTTTGTGGGAATATCTTAAATAAGTACTATAGAAAGTTCATCTCTGTTACATATCTACATGTTACAACATTCGACATTTTTAATCTAACATGTCAAAGATGACATGTCAGCATGTCAAACAATATTTAGCGTAGCCAACCAAATTATGAGATTGCAT
This region of Coffea arabica cultivar ET-39 chromosome 3c, Coffea Arabica ET-39 HiFi, whole genome shotgun sequence genomic DNA includes:
- the LOC113735261 gene encoding uncharacterized protein; amino-acid sequence: MGLGGSMSLLRGGSSSSSGYCCCSSSSSNYGYGRRSRPVLLRALLPSATASATSSSTPPPLQPLLLLLRPRDRKKTIIPTTPFSTSPPAKPNYYASSSSSWAATEKLTPPFLPPSPVITKFTPATASPTLLPGWKRCFCTAPSSHSSVKVEDDDDDEMTKIKEAANSLDIRVGKILKAWRHQEADSLYVEEVDVGEPEPRIICSGLVKYLPLHHLQGINVVVLANLKPRNMRGVKSSGMLMAASDASHENVELLVPPEGSVPGQRIWFGSVDEKESLPDAASPNQIQKKKIWEQVQPHLGTDDSCIAALGMHTMRTTDGVVVCRSLKNARIS